A DNA window from Pseudomonadota bacterium contains the following coding sequences:
- the cobA gene encoding uroporphyrinogen-III C-methyltransferase, translating to MCKVYLVGAGPGDLRLITLRGFELIQKADVIIYDYLVNKDLLSYSRSEAELIYVGKQASQHELPQYDINSLLVEKAKKRGIIVRLKGGDPFIFGRGGEEAEFLYEHGIDFEIVPGVTSAISAPAYSGIPLTHRDYASTVAFITGHEDDKKGQSTIKWDELAKGPDTLVLLMGIKNLKEIKEKLINGGRNPQTPSCIIQWGTLPEQKVVTGPLHKIDTLAEKERIKPPGIIIVGEVVNLRKKLKWFENKPLFGRKIAVTRAPHQSIKLGGLLTEKGAQVMYLPTIEIIPIEPNEPLVESIHFIEKYCCIIFTSVNGISVFFDNLFRCGKDIRALHGIKILPIGEATASLLKSKGIVPDFLPEKFISEGIIDVLKGMEIKDKQFLHPRAEEARDVIVEYIRNQGGLCDVIPIYKTALPKSPALLTKKPDIVTFTSSSTVNNFIKLYGKNVLQNTLIASIGPITTETLKNHTVDVHIEAERYDINGLVEAIESYFKK from the coding sequence ATGTGCAAAGTATATCTTGTAGGAGCAGGACCAGGAGATTTAAGGCTTATTACATTAAGAGGCTTTGAACTCATTCAAAAAGCAGACGTCATTATTTATGATTATCTGGTCAATAAAGATCTTTTAAGCTATTCCAGAAGTGAAGCTGAGCTTATATACGTTGGGAAACAGGCATCTCAACATGAATTGCCTCAATACGACATTAATAGTCTGTTAGTCGAGAAGGCAAAAAAAAGGGGAATTATAGTGAGATTAAAGGGCGGCGATCCTTTTATTTTTGGAAGAGGCGGGGAAGAGGCTGAGTTTTTATATGAACACGGGATAGATTTTGAAATCGTCCCCGGCGTCACATCTGCCATATCTGCACCAGCCTATTCAGGTATTCCCCTTACCCACAGAGATTATGCATCCACAGTCGCCTTTATTACAGGACACGAAGATGATAAAAAGGGACAATCCACAATCAAATGGGATGAGCTTGCCAAAGGGCCGGATACACTCGTATTGCTTATGGGCATAAAGAACCTGAAAGAAATTAAGGAAAAATTGATAAATGGAGGTAGAAATCCTCAGACTCCTTCGTGCATCATTCAATGGGGTACCCTGCCCGAGCAGAAAGTTGTTACAGGGCCACTACATAAAATAGACACACTTGCCGAAAAAGAACGGATAAAACCACCGGGAATAATTATTGTTGGTGAAGTAGTAAATCTGAGAAAAAAACTGAAGTGGTTTGAAAACAAACCCCTTTTTGGAAGAAAAATAGCAGTAACAAGGGCGCCGCACCAATCAATAAAACTTGGGGGACTTCTCACTGAAAAAGGCGCACAAGTAATGTATTTACCAACTATAGAGATCATACCTATAGAACCGAATGAACCCCTCGTGGAATCGATACATTTCATTGAGAAGTATTGCTGTATTATATTTACCAGTGTTAATGGTATCTCTGTATTTTTTGATAACCTTTTTAGATGTGGCAAGGATATAAGGGCTTTACATGGCATAAAGATCCTGCCTATCGGGGAAGCTACCGCCTCTCTTCTGAAATCTAAAGGCATTGTTCCTGACTTTCTTCCGGAAAAATTCATTTCGGAAGGAATCATAGACGTGCTTAAAGGCATGGAAATTAAGGACAAGCAGTTTCTTCATCCACGGGCAGAAGAGGCAAGGGATGTGATTGTCGAATATATCAGAAACCAGGGAGGACTGTGCGATGTAATCCCCATATACAAGACTGCTTTACCGAAATCCCCTGCCTTACTTACAAAAAAACCTGACATCGTAACATTCACAAGTTCCTCGACAGTAAACAACTTTATCAAGCTATACGGAAAGAATGTCTTACAGAATACTTTAATCGCCTCAATAGGCCCCATCACAACAGAGACATTAAAAAACCACACTGTTGATGTTCATATAGAGGCTGAGCGGTATGATATAAATGGTTTGGTTGAAGCCATAGAATCTTACTTTAAAAAATGA
- a CDS encoding thioesterase family protein, whose translation MYSTRIYYQDTDAGGVVYFANYLKFFEKSWFEYLLSIGISIPEWEKQDTYIIVRTVTMDLLEKLKYGDIIQVATSVTEIKNSYFILSHTVFKEGKPTTKGETKMVCINMAGKPKRIPDEFKNKLLKNS comes from the coding sequence ATGTACTCAACACGCATATACTACCAGGACACAGATGCCGGCGGTGTGGTCTATTTTGCTAATTATCTCAAATTTTTCGAAAAATCCTGGTTTGAATACCTGCTGTCAATCGGTATTTCTATCCCTGAATGGGAAAAACAGGACACATATATTATAGTCAGAACTGTAACTATGGACCTGCTCGAAAAATTAAAATACGGAGATATTATTCAAGTCGCTACATCTGTGACAGAGATAAAGAATTCCTACTTTATTCTCTCACATACAGTGTTCAAAGAAGGAAAACCCACCACAAAGGGCGAAACCAAAATGGTCTGCATAAACATGGCCGGCAAACCCAAACGAATTCCAGATGAATTTAAAAATAAACTATTAAAAAATTCTTAA
- a CDS encoding S41 family peptidase, whose translation MSKKLKLSLSMFFVIVFILGFLMGAQGKRVYPSNDNKEIYEYLKTFSDVIDLVKKNYVDEVKDKEIVYSAIKGILESLDPHSSFLTPDMYKDMQTETKGEFGGIGIEITVKDGFPVVITPIEDTPAYKAGVKTGDHIVRIDGKPTKNMNLIDIVKMIRGTKGKPVALTIMREGFTTPQEFKVVRDVIVVKSVKYRMIEDNYGYIRIVQFQEKTSKDFDNAMKELEQSNKEKPLKGVILDMRNNPGGLLEQAVEISDKFLTDGLIVSIDGKKKEDSNMKFYAHKKSDYVGPLVVLVNEGSASASEIVAGALQDYKRAIIVGAKTFGKGSVQTIFPLGDGSAVRLTTAKYYTPKGRSIQAEGISPDIAVDSNIVRGKEKGMVLKEKDLNKHIETDKPEKPDKQGKTEKQIKTLDNSKDNSNNKNTADDDFQLAMGLQILKSWEALRGK comes from the coding sequence ATGAGTAAAAAGCTGAAGCTGTCTTTAAGCATGTTTTTCGTCATTGTTTTTATCCTTGGTTTTCTTATGGGTGCCCAGGGAAAAAGAGTATATCCAAGCAATGACAACAAGGAGATCTATGAATATTTGAAAACATTCTCTGATGTTATAGACCTTGTTAAGAAAAATTATGTTGATGAAGTGAAGGATAAAGAAATTGTCTATTCTGCCATCAAGGGTATCCTTGAATCTCTTGACCCTCATTCATCATTTTTGACGCCCGATATGTATAAGGATATGCAGACAGAAACGAAGGGCGAATTTGGTGGTATAGGCATTGAGATTACCGTAAAAGATGGTTTTCCCGTAGTGATTACGCCAATAGAAGATACGCCTGCATACAAGGCTGGTGTCAAAACAGGGGATCACATTGTGAGGATTGATGGAAAACCTACAAAGAATATGAATCTTATTGATATTGTAAAAATGATACGGGGGACCAAAGGTAAACCCGTTGCATTAACGATAATGAGAGAAGGATTTACAACTCCTCAGGAATTTAAAGTAGTGAGGGACGTTATTGTTGTCAAAAGCGTCAAGTATAGAATGATTGAAGATAATTATGGGTATATTCGAATAGTGCAATTCCAGGAAAAGACATCAAAGGATTTTGATAATGCCATGAAAGAGTTAGAACAGAGTAACAAGGAAAAACCATTAAAGGGTGTTATTCTTGATATGAGAAATAACCCTGGTGGACTCCTTGAGCAGGCTGTTGAAATATCGGATAAATTCCTCACAGATGGTTTAATTGTGTCCATTGATGGCAAGAAGAAAGAGGACAGTAATATGAAGTTTTATGCACATAAAAAAAGTGATTATGTTGGTCCTCTTGTAGTGCTTGTCAATGAAGGAAGCGCAAGCGCATCGGAGATTGTTGCCGGTGCTTTGCAGGATTATAAGAGGGCTATTATTGTAGGCGCAAAGACCTTTGGTAAGGGCTCAGTTCAGACTATTTTTCCGCTCGGAGACGGTTCTGCTGTAAGATTAACTACGGCGAAATATTATACACCAAAGGGCCGTTCGATCCAGGCAGAGGGTATTTCACCGGATATTGCCGTTGATAGTAACATTGTGCGGGGCAAAGAAAAAGGAATGGTTCTGAAGGAAAAAGACCTTAATAAACATATTGAAACTGATAAACCGGAAAAACCCGACAAACAAGGAAAAACTGAAAAACAAATAAAGACATTAGATAATTCTAAAGATAATTCTAATAACAAAAATACCGCAGATGATGATTTTCAACTTGCCATGGGTCTCCAGATACTGAAAAGCTGGGAAGCGCTGCGGGGGAAATAA
- the mnmA gene encoding tRNA 2-thiouridine(34) synthase MnmA: protein METVFVAMSGGLDSSFAAYLLKQKGYKVVGVTFQLLPESMKSVRNPKACCSSETINRAKKIADNLSIPHYVINLRREFEEHVIENFIHEYKSGRTPNPCILCNRYIKFSAFLKMALSIGADKVATGHYANIKETTGGFIIQKGFDTAKDQSYFLYPIAKESLKYILFPLGLQTKASLKERMYEIKWEYQKVKESQDICFIPGSDYREFMSGLVGLHKGPVYSVEGKLLGHHDGIHLYTIGQRRGLKIPYKEPLYVVDILVEENTIIAGPKESLKRKRLLANNINILQKTTSQITGKIRYRQKEEPCTYSVSGDSLEVEFTNPVYSITPGQSVVLYDGDTVVGGGIINNSIRETC from the coding sequence ATGGAAACTGTTTTTGTTGCTATGAGTGGCGGTCTGGACAGCTCATTCGCTGCGTACCTTTTAAAACAGAAAGGTTACAAAGTCGTGGGAGTTACCTTTCAACTCCTGCCGGAATCCATGAAAAGCGTAAGAAACCCTAAAGCTTGCTGCTCGAGCGAAACCATCAACAGGGCTAAAAAGATTGCCGATAATTTATCCATACCCCACTATGTGATTAATTTAAGAAGAGAATTCGAAGAACATGTGATAGAAAATTTTATACATGAATATAAGTCGGGGAGAACACCTAACCCGTGTATCCTCTGTAACCGATACATTAAATTCTCTGCCTTCCTGAAAATGGCCCTATCCATAGGGGCAGATAAGGTGGCAACAGGCCATTATGCGAACATTAAAGAAACAACCGGGGGATTCATTATACAAAAAGGGTTCGATACCGCTAAAGACCAGTCTTACTTCCTGTATCCCATTGCAAAAGAGTCCTTGAAATACATCCTCTTCCCTCTCGGCTTACAAACAAAGGCCAGCCTTAAAGAAAGAATGTATGAAATAAAGTGGGAGTATCAAAAAGTAAAAGAAAGCCAGGATATCTGTTTCATTCCGGGGAGTGATTACAGGGAGTTCATGTCCGGTTTAGTCGGTCTGCATAAAGGGCCGGTTTATTCCGTTGAAGGCAAGTTGTTAGGACATCACGATGGCATTCATCTTTACACAATCGGCCAAAGGAGAGGATTAAAAATTCCTTACAAAGAACCTCTGTATGTGGTTGACATATTGGTTGAGGAAAACACCATTATTGCAGGGCCCAAAGAATCTCTTAAAAGAAAAAGGCTCCTTGCCAACAATATCAATATTTTACAAAAAACGACAAGCCAAATCACAGGCAAAATCCGATACAGGCAAAAAGAAGAACCCTGTACATACAGTGTTTCAGGGGATTCGCTCGAAGTAGAATTCACAAACCCTGTCTATTCTATCACGCCCGGACAATCGGTTGTACTCTACGATGGGGATACAGTCGTAGGTGGAGGAATAATAAATAACAGTATCAGAGAAACCTGTTGA
- a CDS encoding GYD domain-containing protein translates to MPIYIMFSKLTNEGRATIKNHAERIKEVDKEIENMGAKVLVQYATLGFYDFINILEAPNNETIARVSIELGSRGTVQIVTMPAIPIFEFIEKMEGPYIPPTYSKQPEIPKEYEDKMFG, encoded by the coding sequence ATGCCGATATACATAATGTTCAGTAAGTTAACGAACGAAGGTAGAGCAACGATTAAAAATCATGCGGAACGCATTAAAGAAGTTGATAAAGAAATTGAAAATATGGGCGCCAAAGTTCTTGTGCAGTATGCAACTCTTGGCTTTTATGATTTTATAAATATCCTCGAAGCGCCAAATAATGAAACCATAGCAAGGGTATCTATCGAGCTTGGTTCGAGAGGAACAGTTCAAATCGTAACCATGCCGGCTATTCCTATCTTCGAATTCATAGAAAAGATGGAAGGACCGTATATACCTCCCACTTACTCAAAGCAGCCCGAAATTCCTAAGGAATATGAAGATAAAATGTTCGGATAG
- a CDS encoding acyl-CoA dehydrogenase family protein produces MLNLSEKHGMIRMIAEKIANEKVAPRAKEIDATGAFPWDLVDIYKKQGFLYLMLPERFGGLDGDITSLCLVIEELAKVSGASSLIPLAHNVGLMPIMVSANEEQKEYIYSKITEPDKPYLVAFALSESDAGSDASHMRTSVTKDGHYYYLNGKKCMITNGANAQIYTVFVNSNPKLRTQGISAFYVERDYPGVTIGKSEEKMGMIGSDITELIFDNVRLTKDNLLGKEGDGWDIAMSTLNLSRPAVGAQAVGIAQGALDYAVEYAWKRVQFGQKLADFEGIQFMVADMATQVEAARALVYDAAHLLDMKVYERDKMSAIGVDKLSAMAKVYSSDVAMKVTTDAVQILGGCGYTKEYPVERMMRDAKATQIYEGTNQIQRIVIARDIFRKFMG; encoded by the coding sequence ATGCTGAATCTTTCTGAAAAGCATGGCATGATTCGAATGATTGCTGAAAAGATAGCAAATGAAAAGGTTGCCCCAAGGGCAAAAGAAATAGATGCAACAGGCGCATTTCCATGGGATCTTGTGGATATATATAAAAAACAGGGCTTTTTGTATCTCATGCTCCCGGAACGTTTTGGAGGGCTTGACGGAGATATTACTTCTCTCTGCCTCGTTATTGAGGAACTTGCAAAGGTATCCGGTGCATCATCACTTATACCGCTTGCCCACAACGTTGGCTTGATGCCCATTATGGTTTCAGCAAACGAAGAGCAGAAGGAGTACATATACAGCAAGATTACAGAACCGGATAAACCATACCTTGTTGCCTTTGCTTTGTCTGAATCTGACGCCGGCTCTGATGCATCCCACATGAGAACGAGCGTAACAAAAGACGGCCATTATTATTATTTAAATGGTAAAAAATGTATGATAACGAATGGAGCTAATGCCCAGATATACACAGTTTTTGTCAACTCAAACCCGAAATTGAGGACACAAGGTATCTCCGCGTTTTATGTTGAGAGAGATTATCCCGGTGTCACCATAGGAAAGAGTGAAGAGAAAATGGGTATGATTGGTTCCGACATTACTGAACTGATATTTGACAACGTAAGGCTCACAAAGGACAATCTGCTTGGCAAAGAAGGAGACGGCTGGGATATTGCCATGTCAACATTAAATCTTTCAAGACCGGCCGTAGGCGCACAGGCAGTAGGAATAGCCCAGGGTGCCCTCGATTATGCAGTAGAATATGCCTGGAAGAGGGTACAATTTGGACAGAAACTGGCAGATTTCGAAGGTATTCAATTCATGGTTGCTGATATGGCCACTCAGGTTGAGGCTGCGCGGGCGCTTGTCTACGATGCGGCTCATCTGCTTGATATGAAGGTCTATGAAAGGGACAAAATGAGCGCCATCGGTGTGGATAAACTATCGGCCATGGCGAAGGTTTATTCATCGGATGTGGCCATGAAGGTCACTACCGATGCAGTGCAGATTCTTGGAGGATGTGGCTATACGAAAGAATATCCCGTGGAAAGAATGATGAGGGATGCAAAGGCGACCCAGATTTATGAAGGTACAAACCAGATCCAGAGAATTGTCATAGCAAGAGATATTTTCAGAAAATTTATGGGCTAA
- a CDS encoding DUF362 domain-containing protein: MSKVFFTDLRTNPKRNLLNKIEDLLNRTKVNEKVKKNDIVAIKIHFGEQGNTSYLRPVFLRTIVEKVKSAGGKPFLTDTNTLYTGSRSDAINHITTAIHNGFDYACVDCPIIIADGLRGASGEKVSINGEILKEVSIAREIVEADAMVVVTHFKAHELSGFGGSIKNMGMGCATREGKLVQHSNVAPKINVNTCKGCKTCLEYCPAEAISMSSKKSFINPEKCIGCGECIIICPFHAIEIQWNESPDIFQKKMVEYACGALKGKEKKAIYINFVMQVSPACDCYPNSDAPIVRDIGILASTDPVAIDTASCDLVNNEKSIPNTAIKKPLKKGDDKWRAIYPTIDWNIQLDHAEKLGLGERKYILVKI, encoded by the coding sequence ATGTCTAAGGTATTTTTTACAGATTTAAGGACAAATCCGAAAAGAAACCTGTTGAATAAGATTGAGGATTTACTAAACAGAACAAAGGTAAACGAGAAAGTAAAGAAAAATGATATTGTTGCTATAAAAATACATTTTGGTGAACAGGGCAATACCTCATACCTGAGACCGGTCTTCCTGAGGACTATCGTCGAGAAGGTAAAAAGTGCAGGCGGGAAACCTTTTCTTACGGATACAAACACCCTCTACACAGGGTCAAGAAGCGATGCTATCAACCACATCACAACTGCAATACACAATGGTTTTGACTATGCCTGCGTTGATTGTCCGATCATCATAGCCGATGGGCTTCGCGGGGCAAGCGGTGAAAAGGTTTCAATAAATGGAGAAATCCTTAAAGAAGTTAGTATCGCCAGGGAAATTGTCGAGGCAGACGCTATGGTTGTGGTCACCCATTTCAAGGCCCATGAGCTGTCAGGTTTCGGAGGCTCAATAAAAAACATGGGGATGGGCTGTGCCACACGCGAGGGGAAACTTGTCCAGCACAGCAACGTTGCACCAAAAATCAACGTTAATACCTGTAAAGGTTGCAAGACCTGCCTTGAATATTGCCCTGCAGAGGCAATTTCAATGTCATCAAAAAAGTCTTTCATCAATCCAGAAAAATGCATCGGCTGCGGTGAATGTATCATTATCTGCCCTTTCCATGCCATTGAGATCCAATGGAATGAATCACCGGATATTTTCCAGAAAAAGATGGTGGAATATGCCTGCGGCGCCTTAAAGGGAAAAGAGAAAAAGGCTATCTATATTAATTTTGTCATGCAGGTAAGCCCTGCCTGTGACTGTTATCCCAATAGTGATGCCCCCATCGTAAGAGACATTGGTATACTTGCATCAACAGACCCCGTGGCTATAGATACAGCGTCATGCGATCTCGTGAACAATGAAAAATCTATTCCTAATACAGCAATAAAAAAACCCCTCAAGAAAGGGGATGACAAATGGAGGGCAATCTACCCCACAATAGACTGGAATATACAGCTTGACCATGCGGAAAAGTTAGGACTGGGGGAACGAAAATATATACTGGTGAAGATTTAA
- a CDS encoding DUF3147 family protein encodes MDNIFLLKLILSFVVGSVWVTSGTIVAERYGSKVGGLVAGLPSTILLGLFFIAWTQSTKVAAEATTVVPIVGGINCLFIVAYILLVRINFWLALSGALAVWFILSFLLVIFKFNNFVFSVVGYIDLLLVSFYFVEKKLQVKSESSRKVKLTFTLMVIRGLISGFIVTIAVVMTRIGGPLLGGVFTMFPAMFLGTLLITYFSHGAGFSSAVMKASIFGAISVVIYGIAARYTFVPLGLWGGTGISIIISFSSAFLTHILLTKKMT; translated from the coding sequence ATGGATAACATCTTTTTATTAAAACTTATATTGTCTTTTGTCGTGGGGAGTGTCTGGGTCACATCAGGGACTATTGTTGCTGAACGATATGGCAGCAAAGTGGGTGGACTTGTGGCGGGGCTTCCATCAACCATCCTGCTTGGACTATTTTTTATTGCATGGACACAGTCTACAAAAGTAGCTGCCGAAGCTACAACCGTTGTGCCCATAGTCGGGGGGATAAATTGTCTTTTTATCGTGGCATATATCCTGCTTGTTAGAATCAATTTCTGGCTGGCTTTATCCGGTGCGCTGGCTGTATGGTTTATTCTTTCTTTCTTGCTTGTGATTTTCAAATTTAATAACTTTGTCTTTTCTGTTGTTGGTTATATTGACCTGTTACTGGTTTCCTTTTATTTTGTGGAAAAAAAATTACAGGTTAAATCTGAATCGAGCAGGAAGGTAAAGCTTACCTTTACCCTTATGGTTATACGGGGTCTTATCAGCGGGTTCATTGTTACAATCGCTGTTGTTATGACAAGAATTGGCGGACCTCTTCTGGGCGGTGTATTCACTATGTTTCCTGCAATGTTTCTGGGAACACTGCTTATCACCTATTTTTCCCATGGAGCCGGGTTTTCTTCAGCGGTAATGAAGGCTTCAATCTTTGGTGCGATAAGCGTTGTGATTTATGGGATTGCGGCAAGATATACCTTTGTTCCTCTTGGGCTGTGGGGTGGTACGGGAATTTCAATAATAATCTCCTTTAGCAGTGCCTTCCTTACTCATATCCTGCTTACAAAAAAAATGACGTGA